Within the Magnetospirillum sp. genome, the region GGCGTCGGCAGCCGGCTTCTTCGGCACCGAGGACGGCGCTACCCACGTATTCCCGGACAAAGGCTTGCCGGGACCGGCATGGAAAACACGCGGATTGCGCGTGTTGAGTTCGTCGGCTTCTTTGTTGACCTTGGGCGGCGAATTGTTGGCGCGTGGATCGTCTGCCGCGGCGGCCGGATTGCTGCCGAACGCGGCCGAGCCTGCGATCGCCAAAGCCGTTGCCAGTGCCAAGATACCGCTGCGCGCCATCGTCCATCTCCCAAATCCGGCATTCCGCCCCCTTTTCACGGGGCCGGAACGTGATAACGTCCTTGTCCTTCTTATAACATAATCGGCCTTCGACAATCTCGCTTTAAGGACAGGTATTTGGAACCCACGGCCGATATCCATGCCTTGATCACCCAGTACGGGACGCTGATCTACGCGATTATCTTCGTGTGGACCTTCTTCGAGGGCGAAACCTTCGTGCTGTTTGCGGGTGCCGCTGCCCAGCAAGGCACATTGAATGTGTGGGTGCTGCTGGTTGTCGCGTGGCTCGGCAGTTTTGCCGGCGACCAGATGTGGTTTTGGATCGGCCGGCGCTACGGCAGCCAAATGCTCGAGCGGCGCCCGAAATGGCGGGCGGGCGTCGATGGCGCGCTCGAAATGCTCAAACGCTACGACACGTGGTTCATCCTGTCGTTCCGCTTCATCTACGGCGTGCGCAATTTCGCGTCGTTCGCGATGGGGGTGGCGCGCGTCGATCCGATGCGCTTTGCCGCCCTCAATTTCGTGGCGGCCTTCGTGTGGGCCGCGTCGTTCGTCGGCATCGGCTATCTGTTCGGCAGGGCACTGGAAGCGATGCTTGGCGACGTCGTGCACTACTTCCTTTACGTGATGCTCGGCGTGTTCGTGGGCTCTTCGACGATCGTCTATCTCGTGCATCGCCACCACACGCGCAAAGCCGCGGCACGCCAAGCGGCCAAAGACGAGGCCGCAAAAGCCGCCGCCGCCGCCGACATCGCCGCCGACTAGATTTCAGAACTGCAGAAGAGCGAGCGCCAAGGCCGCGACGACGCAGGCCATGGCTGCGATCTCGGCCCAGCCCAGCGCCTCGCCCAGCAGCAGGGCCGAACTCAGCACGCCCACGACCGGAACCGCGAGCGTGCCGATCGACGCAAGGGATGCCGGCAAGATCTCGAGCACGCGATACCACGCCCAATGGCAGAAAATCATCGGTACGGTCGCCGCATAAACAAGCCCCACGAGCGAGGGCAGCGACGGCAGGCCATGCGCAAAACCCGAGCCGCCGCCCTCGAAAACCACCATGCCGATCAGGACTGGCACGCCGCCGATCGCCAATTGCCATGCTGTGAGCGCGACGGCCGACATTTCGAAGCGCATCGCCTTGACCGCAACCGTGCCCGCCCCCCAGCCGACCGCGGCCGCCAGCATCAAAACAAGTCCCAAGGGCGACT harbors:
- a CDS encoding DedA family protein, which codes for MEPTADIHALITQYGTLIYAIIFVWTFFEGETFVLFAGAAAQQGTLNVWVLLVVAWLGSFAGDQMWFWIGRRYGSQMLERRPKWRAGVDGALEMLKRYDTWFILSFRFIYGVRNFASFAMGVARVDPMRFAALNFVAAFVWAASFVGIGYLFGRALEAMLGDVVHYFLYVMLGVFVGSSTIVYLVHRHHTRKAAARQAAKDEAAKAAAAADIAAD